AACAGGCCGCGGGGGGAAGATCGGCAGCGCAGTTCACGCTGGACGGCAAGATGGACGACGGCACGATCTGGCTGGCCCGCGCTTTCAATGTGGCGCCGAACGCCGCGCTTCAGGTCCGACTCGCCTTTGACCTGTGGAGCGACTCGGAGAGTTTCAACACCCTGGCCAAGGTCTGCGCCTACGCAGGCCCGCGCCCCCCGGCAGCCGAGGAGGATTTTGACGTGAGTCAGGCAGCTAACAGGGTGCAAGGCTGGAAGCGTTACGAATACGCGTTCAACTTCCGGAGCGGCGCAGATGGCCAAGCCTGGGTGGCCTTTGGCATTAGCGCTGTGTGGGAAACTACGATGACCTACTATGTGGACAATGTGCGAGTTGACATTGTCCCTGCAAGCGGGTCACCCACGGATGATGTGCTTCTCGTCCTGCCGGAGTCGGCGGTGGTGCTGTCTCACCTCTCCTTGGATATGGACGGCAACGGCGCTCCCGAAAGCGTTGTCCTGGCCGGCTGGGGTGGCGGGGCTGACCGCCTGGGCTACGACTTCTTGCAGGTCTTCGTGGTTGCTTTGCCTCCGATGGGCGAGCCCTTTGTGGTTTGGCAGAGTGAACAACTGCCTACCGACCGGGCAGAGGCTCTGCAGACGCAGGACTTGACCGGCGATGGCCTGCCCGAAGTGCTGTCGGTGCAGGCCATGGGAGCCGGCGGCGAGATGCTGTATGTCCTCGGGTGGCAAGGCGGAAGGTACGGCTGGCTTTTGCCACGCGGCGGGCATTTTGACGGTGCACAGTCGTTTGGTGAGAACGGCGTGCGCGTGGAAGACAGCGATGGCGACGGCCTTACCGACATCCTGGCGAGTTATGGCCCGGCCGCCTCGCTGACCGATGTCTACACCTGGGACGGGCAGGCTTTCGTCTATCACAAGACCCTGGGCGATGACGAGCCGACGTACCAGCGTGTAACTCTGGCAGATGCAGGGCTGTCGCTGGATGTGCCTTCCGGCTGGGTGCAGAGCAAGACAGGTGTGTGGGTTGCGCCGCAAGACGATGCCCTGCGTCTAGGTGTGGCGTGGGCCGACCTGCAACCGCCCGTGGAGGCGGAGACTTTACTGCTCCCTCAACCTGCTCAGATTCTGGATTCGGAGCCGGCAGAACTGTCCTGGGGCAAAGGGCGGCGCTTCACCGTTGAGGTCTACGGTGAGGCCGTCCAGGGAGAAGGCAAGGCCGCGGTCAAGGCCGTGGAGACCCACGTGCTGGTCGTGATCCAGCAGGATGGCGCCCGCCGCGCCTTTGACATCTACATCAGCGCGCCCGACGCCGAGCAACTGGCAAGCCTCAGCGCCGCGCTCCAGCGCGCGCTGACATCCGCTGCGCTCCGGTGATGATGGCCGCGGGGTCTACCTGCTAAAGGGAATCGGCGGACGGATTCGGGTATGATCCACAAGCGCCCGCCTCGCGCTTCCCCGCTGATAAAAGGGCGCCGCCAGGGCAGACTGAAGCACACCGGCCGCAGGGGCGGCAGAGAGCGCGGACTGACAAGTTTCCGCCGAAATGTATACACTACAGGGAATTCACTGCGGAGACGCGGAGAACCCGGAGGGAATTCAGTTTATCCTTCTTCATCCGCGTCCTCTGCATCTCGGCGGTGCAACAAGACTCACCGCAGGCAGGGGACAGGTATGGAAGCCTGCCCTACGCTCTATGCGTTTCATGCTGCCGTTCATCGTTCTGACAAGTTTCCGCCGAAATGCATATGCTACCATATGCGGGGGCGGGTTGATTGCGGGGTGCAGATGCGCTAAAATATAAGCCAGATGAAAGCGGGAGAAAGGGGTATCCATGACCGAGAGTATCGGAGGGACGGTCCTTGTCGTAGAGGACGAGCCGACGCTCCTGGAGACTTTGGCGTACAATCTCACGCGCCAGGGCTATCACGTGATCACGGCATCCGATGGCATGATGGCTGTGGAGCAGGCGCGGCGCGAGCGGCCAGACGTGATCGTGCTGGACATCATGCTGCCCAAGATGGACGGCTTTGAAGTCTGCCGCACCCTGCGCAAGGAGATGAATGTCCCCATCCTGATGTTGACCGCCCGCGATGATGAGATTGACAAGGTAGTGGGGCTGGAGGTGGGCGCGGACGATTACCTTACCAAACCCTTCTCCATGCGCGAACTCCTGGCCCGTGTGAAGGCCCTGCTGAGGCGCGTGCGCCTCATCCACGAGGAAATGGCCGCGACGACCGCCGTGCCCGCTTCGGAACGACTGGTCTTTGGCGACCTCGTGCTGGATTTGTCGCGCGGTGAAGTGCGCCTGGGAGACCGAGCCATTCCGCTGAAACCGAAGGAGTACGAATTGTTGGTCTTCCTGGCCCGAAACCGCGGCATGGCGCTGTCGCGCGACCTGATTCTGGAGCGCGTTTGGGGCTGGGATTTCGCGGGCGGAACCCGCACCGTGGATGTGCATGTGCGGTGGCTGCGGCAGAAGATTGAGCGCGACCCCGCGCAACCAACGCGAATCGTTACGGTGCGGGGCATTGGGTACCGTTTTGATGGGTAACATGTTTCACAACCTCCGCTGGCGCATTGCCTCGCCTTATATCGCTCTGGTGCTCCTGCTCATGGCGGCCCTGACGGTGTACATGTCGGACTTTGTGCGTGGCGTGTATGTGGAAGATCTGCACGCGCAACTGTTGTCCGAGGCCCGCCTGTCTGCGGAGGCGCTGGGGGAGGTGCTTGCCCAGGGCTCCTCGGCAGCCGATCTGGATGCCATCGCGAAGCGCTGGGCGCTTCAGTTGGAGGCCCGCGTTACGATCATCGCGCCCGACGGCGTGGTGCTCGGCGATTCGCACGAAGATCGGACGCGCATGGACAATCATCTATCGCGCCCCGAAGTTCAGCAAGCGTTGGCCAGCGGGCAGGGCAGCAGCACGCGGTTTAGCGCAACGATGGGCTACGAGATGATGTACACCGCGGTGCCGGTGAGGGTGGACGAGAAGGTGGAGGCTATCGTGCGTGTGGCGCGTCCGCTGGGGATGATTGAGATTCATACGGCTAATCTGCGGCGGAGCATCTTGCTTGCGGCGCTGGTCGCTTCTGCGCTGGCGGCGCTTCTGGCGGTGCTCATCGCCGAGCGCATTGTGCGCCCGATACGTCATTTGACGCGCGAAGCGAGGCGGATGGCCGAGGGGGATCTGGGCGCGCCAGTTGTGCCGAATACCCGCGATGAAATTGGCCAACTGGGTTATGCCTTCAATCGGATGGCTGTTGAGTTGCGGGAAAAAATGGAGGCCGTGGGCGAGGAGAGGCGGCTGCTGGCCACGGTGCTTTCGCGCATGGCCGACGGCGCGATCATCACAGATGGCACCGGGCGTGTCAGGCTGATCAACCCCGCTGCCGCACGGCTGTTGGGCACGACCGAGGAGAAGGCGGTAGGTCGCCCCTTTGCGCAGGTAGCACGGCATCACAGGCTCATTGACCTATGGCGGCGGAGCCGAGAGCGCGGCGAGGAATTGGAAGAGACCATAGAGATGTACCGCCAAGATGTCTTTCTGCGAGCCATCGTAACGCCTCTTGAAGAAGATGAGGGCGCCGGGGACACGCTGACCATAATCCAAGATCTGACTCGTGTGCGGCGGCTGGAAACCGTCCGACGCGATTTCGTCAGCAATGTCTCACACGAATTGCGCACGCCTTTGGCCTCGCTGAAGGCGCTGGTGGAAACGCTGCGCGATGGGGCGCTAGAGGACCCCAAGGCGGCGGCGCGATTCCTCAACAGCGTGGAGACCGAGGTGGATGCGCTGACCCAGATGGTGCAGGAACTGTTGGATCTGTCGCGCGTGGAATCGGGACAGGTCCCGTTGAATCTCGTGCCCGCCGACGTCCGAGAATTGCTCCTGCAACCGGCCGAGCGGCTACGCCCTCAGGCCGAACGAGCCGGACTGACCCTCGTTGTGGAAGTGCCTTCGGATTTGCCGCGCGTCCTTGCGGATGTGGAGCGCATGCAGCAGGTGGTCATCAATTTGCTGCACAATGCGATCAAGTTCACGCCGCCAGGCGGGCGGGTAACCCTTTCTGCTGCGGTTGCTGGCGACGAAGTGGTCGTGTCGGTGCGCGACACCGGGGTTGGGATCGCCGCCGAGGACTTGCCCCGCATCTTTGAGCGGTTTTACAAGGCCGACCGCGCCCGTTCAGGCGGCGGGACCGGCCTGGGCCTCGCCATCGCGAAGCACATCGTCCAGGCGCACGGGGGGCGCATCTGGGCCGAGAGTGTGGAGGGAAGGGGCAGTACCTTCTACTTCACCCTACGGATCGCCGGGGCCCCCGACGCGAAACTTTAACAAGATGTTAACATGGTGTTGAACGGTCGTTAAACGGCGCGTGGTAGACTCCTCGCTGCAAGATCAAAAAGCGAGAGGAGAAAAGACCATGCGTAAAGTACTGTTCGTAACCCTTGTGTTGGCGATGCTGCTTTCGGCGTGCGGGGGCGCGCAGCCGACGACAGCACCGACCGCGGCCCCTACCACGGCGCCGGCGAACACACCGATCCCGGCGCTCACCCCCACGGCTACTCCGCTGCCGCCCGGGTCCATCCAGATCAATGGTGCGGGTGCGACGTTCCCGCTACCGGTGTACACCGAGTGGGCCTACGCCTACCAGTACGTGGACCCCGCGGTGGTAATCAACTACCAGGGCATCGGCTCTGGCGGTGGCAAGAAGGCGATCGTTGACGGTACCGTGGACTTTGCCGGCTCCGACTCGCTCCTGAAAGACGAGGAATACCAGGCTGGCGGAGACCTGCAAATGTACCCCATGCTGGCGGGGGCAGTCGTTGTGATCTACAACATCAAGTGGGCGCAGGAGTTCCCGTCGGGAACCAAGGCGCCTGCCCTGGTGTTGGATCGGCAAACTCTGGTGGACATCTACAGCGCGAAAATCCTGAAGTGGAACGATCCCGCCATCCTTGCGCTGAATCCCGGCCTGAAGGGCTACCTGCCTGATGCGCCCATCACAGCGGTCCATCGCTCCGATGGCTCTGGCACGACTGAAATCTTCACCAAGGCGCTGTCGGCCTTCAGCGCGGAGTGGAAGAGCAGCGTCGGGGCCGGCTCGTCGGTGCAGTGGCCGGTTGACACCGCCGGCAACGGCGTGGGTGGCAAGGGTAACCAGGGTGTGGCCGCCGCAGTGCAGAACACGCCGAACTCGCTCGGCTACGTGGAACTGTCCTATGCCGTGTCCAACAAGCTGGCCTACGCCGACCTGGTCAACAAGGCCGGAAAAGCGGTCAAGGCGAACGCGAAGAGCGTGGAAGCGGCCATGGCCGACTTCGCCAATGCCTTTGATGCGAAGTTCACGGCGACCATCGTGGATGCGCCTGGTGAGGGTTCCTGGCCCATCGTTGGGTACACCTACCTGATCCTGCGCACCAAGAGCATGAAGGATTGCCTCAAGGCTCAGAAGTTGCTTGAGTACATCCGCTGGACCTTGACCGACGCCGGCGCTGGGAAGCGGGCTGCCGAACTGGGCTATTCGGTCCTGCCCCCTGCAGTGCGCGACGCCGTACTGGCCAAACTTGGAGAGATTACGTGCGGGGGCCAGCCTGTTCTCAAGTAGCCCTTCATCATCAACTGGCACCCGACCTGGGAGAGCCCGACTCGCTTCGGGCTCTCCCGGTGCTTGAAACTCGCACCGAACCGCCTGCAGATTCATCGGAAGGAAGACAGGTTCAATGTTTGCTCAGTTCAAGACCCTTCTTGCATCTCCTAGTCCTGCCTGGCTTAAGCGACTTTACGGCCATGGCGACCCGATTTGGAAACTTTTGCTGATCCTCGGTTCAGTGCTGGTGGCGGTGTTGATCATCGCCATTGGCTGGATGCTTTGGAATCAATCGGCTGATGCCCGCGCCGAGTTCGGTTGGGGATTTCTTCTGCCGACTTTGGATGCCCGTTGGGACCCTGTTGCGGACAGTTTTCGGGCTTGGCCGTTTGTTTATGGCACGTTGGTAACGTCTTTGGTCGCGATTTTGCTGGCAGTGCCCATGAGCGTGGGCGTTGCGATCTTTCTGGCTGAACTTTGTCCCTCATGGCTTCGCCTTCCGTTGAACTGGATGATAGAGTTGCTCGCTGCCATTCCCAGCGTAGTGTACGGACTGTGGGGCATCTTCGTGTTTCTGCCGAAGACCGTGCCGCTTGTGGGAGGCGTGCTGTCCAAGACGCTTGGCCAGATTCCGGTGCTGAGCACGCTGTTCGCCGGCCCGGTGCCGCAGAGTGGCGCCTCTCGGTTGGGGGCGGCCTTCATCCTTACCATCATGATCATGCCAACCATCACGGCGGTAACCCGCGATGTGTTGCTCTCCATTCCCAACAGTCAGCGCGAGGCGTCCCTGGCGCTTGGCTCTACCAAATGGGAGGCCATTTGGAGAGTGCTGCTCCCCTACGGCCTTTCGGGCATTCTGGGAGCAGTTCTCCTGGGCCTGGGCCGCGCCCTGGGCGAGACGATGGCGGTAACGATGGTCATCGGCAATTCCATCACCGCGAGGCCGACCCTGCTGTCTCCGGGCTACACCATGGCCAGTGTCATCGCCAACGAATTCGCCGAAGCCGTCTCCAAACTGCACAGCCAGGTGCTGATTGAAATCGGCCTTGTGCTGTTCTTCTTGACGCTTGTGCTAAACGTGGCCGCAAGGTTTCTCGTGTGGAGTGTGGCGCGGCGGACGTCGTGTGAGGTGCGTCTATGACCGTTCTGGAATCGCAGCCTACGGTGAATCAGATGGCCTTGGGGGTGCGGCGCAAAGCCACCAACGCGATTATGCTCTCCCTGACGGGCGTGATGACCCTGTTGGCGCTTGTCCCGCTGTTTTGGATTATCGGGTATGTGGTGTACCGAGGCGGCCAATCGCTGGATTGGGCTTTCTTCACCCAGTTGCCGAAGCCCTTGGGTATGGAGGGCGGCGGAATCCTGCACGCGCTTGAGGGCACAATTGTGATGACCATCCTGGCGGCGGTCTTCGCCACCCCACCAGGGGTACTTGCCGCCTTCTACAGCGCGTATCACCCGAATACGCCTCTGGGTGTCGTTGTGCGGTTCAGCACCGATGTGCTGTCGGGCGTGCCGTCCATTGTCATCGGTCTGTTCGGGTATGCCGTCCTCGTGGTGCCCGCCGGACATTATTCCGCACTTGCGGGTGGGGCAGCGTTGGCTATCGTGATGCTGCCCACCATCGTTCGGACGACCGACGAAATGCTCAAGATGGTGCCGCACTCCCTGCGCGAAGCCTCGCTGGCGCTGGGTGCGCCGGAGTGGAAGACTTCGCTACAGGTCATTTTCCCTGCCGCTCTCAACGGTATCATCACGGGGTTCCTTCTCGCTGTGGCGCGCGCGGCAGGGGAAACCGCCCCGCTACTGTTTACGGCGCTGGGTAATGAGCGCTACGAAATCGGTCTGATCATCCGAAACGGGTTGGCGCAGCGTCAGAGCGCGCTCCAGATCATTGGGCGGATTGTGGACCAACCGGTTGACTCGTTGCCGCTGACCCTGTGGAAGTACGCCCAGCAACCCTACCCAGAGCGTATTGAACAATCCTGGACGATTGCCCTGGTGCTGATGATTCTCGTCTTGTTTCTCAATATCATCGCTCGCTTGTGGGTTGAAGCCCGCAGGCGGCGTCTGCAGGGTTGATGCTATGGAAGAGATGGCAGCCAAAGTGGCAACGCACGTGTACGTAGAAAACAGCAGGTTACAGCCGACATCTGACCTGCGCACCAAGGTGGATATCAGGAATGTCTCGGTGTACTATGGCAAGTTCCGCGCTTTGAAAGAGGTCAGCATGGCGGTATATGCCAATCGGATCACGGCTATCATCGGGCCTTCGGGGTGCGGCAAATCCACGCTCCTGCGCTCGCTCAACCGCATGACCGGTCTGACGCCCAATGCGCGAGTGGAGGGTGAGATTCTTCTGGACGGCGAGGACATCAACGCGCCCAACGTGGACGTGGTTGACGTGCGCCGCCGCGTCGGGATGGTGTTTCAGCGACCCAATCCGTTCCCCAAGAGCATCTACGACAATGTGGCCTATGGCCCGCGCCTGTACGGCATCCGCAAGAAGAGGGATTTGGATGAGATCGTTGTTCGGTCTTTGCAGCAGGCTGCCCTGTGGGATGAGGTCAAGGACAAACTCCATCAGAGCGCGCTGGCGCTGTCGGGCGGGCAGCAACAGCGGCTGTGCATCGCCCGCGCCATCGCGGTCAGGCCGGAGGTAATCCTGATGGATGAGCCTGCTTCGGCGCTGGATCCGATTGCCACGCTGAAGATAGAGGACCTGATGCACGAACTGGTGGAGCGGTACACGATTATCATCGTTACCCACAACATGCAGCAGGCGGCGCGGGTTGCAGACTACACCGCGTTCCTGATGATGGGCGAAGATCGCGCGGGGTACTTGGTGGAGTATGGCCTGACCCGCGACCTGTTCACCAAGCCCAAGGACAAGCGCACGGAAGATTATATCACGGGGAGGTTCGGATGATGGACAGGAAGCGAGTGCTGTTCTTGTGCACGGGGAACTCGGCCCGCAGTCAGATGGCCGAAGGGCTGGTCAATCACTTCCTGGGCGACAAGTGGCAGGCTCAGTCGGCGGGCACAAATCCGGCAGGATACGTGCACCCCATGGCCATCCAGGTCATGGCGGAACTGGGCATAGACCTCTCCGGCGCGCGGTCCAAGTCTGTGGATGAGTTTCGCGGAGCCGAGTTTGATTTGATCATCACGGTCTGCGATCACGCCGCCGAGAACTGCCCGCTGTGGCTGGGCAAAGGGCGCAGGGTTCACGTTGGCTTCCGCGACCCCGCGGCTGCGGAGGGTAGCGAAGCGGAGCGCCTGGAGGTTTTCCGCGAGGTGCGCGATGACATTCGCCGCGAAGTGTTTGCGGTGCTAGACCAGGTGGAAGGGAGTTAGCATGTGGGTTTACGGCAATCGCAGGAGTGACTGCGCGCCCTTGTTGCTGTCGGGATTGCTGTTCCTGGCAGTCAGCCAGGGTCTGGAAGGCATGGGCGGTTCGGTGGCGGCGCTCTTCAGAGCGATACTGATCGGCCTCGCGGGAGTCTGCGGCCTGCTGGGGCTGGTTCTGTACGCCAGGCGGAAAGGATAACCATGCATGACGCGGCAAGCCTTTGATCAAGAATTGGAGAGACTGCAAGGGGACGTGTTGACCCTGGGGAGCATGGCAGAGCAGGCCATCCTGGATTCCGTGGCCGCGCTTAGGCGCCGCGATCTGGAGGCTTCGCGCCGCCTGATTGCCAGAGATCGCGTCATCAACGAGGAGCGGTTTGCCATTGAAGCCGACTGCATTTCGCTCATCGCCACGCAGCAACCGATGGCGAAGGACTTGCGAATCCTCGCGGCGGTGCTGGAGATCGTTACGGAATTGGAGCGAATTGCGGACTATGCCAAAGGTATTGCGAAAATCAACCTCATGATGGGGGCGGAGCCGTTGGTCAAGCCCTTGGTTGACATTCCGCGCATGGCGGAGAAGGCGCAGGATATGCTCCATCGCGCCTTGGATGCTTTCGTGCGCCAAGATGCGGCGCTTGCGCGGGC
This DNA window, taken from Chloroflexota bacterium, encodes the following:
- the pstS gene encoding phosphate ABC transporter substrate-binding protein PstS, producing the protein MRKVLFVTLVLAMLLSACGGAQPTTAPTAAPTTAPANTPIPALTPTATPLPPGSIQINGAGATFPLPVYTEWAYAYQYVDPAVVINYQGIGSGGGKKAIVDGTVDFAGSDSLLKDEEYQAGGDLQMYPMLAGAVVVIYNIKWAQEFPSGTKAPALVLDRQTLVDIYSAKILKWNDPAILALNPGLKGYLPDAPITAVHRSDGSGTTEIFTKALSAFSAEWKSSVGAGSSVQWPVDTAGNGVGGKGNQGVAAAVQNTPNSLGYVELSYAVSNKLAYADLVNKAGKAVKANAKSVEAAMADFANAFDAKFTATIVDAPGEGSWPIVGYTYLILRTKSMKDCLKAQKLLEYIRWTLTDAGAGKRAAELGYSVLPPAVRDAVLAKLGEITCGGQPVLK
- a CDS encoding arsenate reductase ArsC, with translation MMDRKRVLFLCTGNSARSQMAEGLVNHFLGDKWQAQSAGTNPAGYVHPMAIQVMAELGIDLSGARSKSVDEFRGAEFDLIITVCDHAAENCPLWLGKGRRVHVGFRDPAAAEGSEAERLEVFREVRDDIRREVFAVLDQVEGS
- a CDS encoding HAMP domain-containing protein yields the protein MFHNLRWRIASPYIALVLLLMAALTVYMSDFVRGVYVEDLHAQLLSEARLSAEALGEVLAQGSSAADLDAIAKRWALQLEARVTIIAPDGVVLGDSHEDRTRMDNHLSRPEVQQALASGQGSSTRFSATMGYEMMYTAVPVRVDEKVEAIVRVARPLGMIEIHTANLRRSILLAALVASALAALLAVLIAERIVRPIRHLTREARRMAEGDLGAPVVPNTRDEIGQLGYAFNRMAVELREKMEAVGEERRLLATVLSRMADGAIITDGTGRVRLINPAAARLLGTTEEKAVGRPFAQVARHHRLIDLWRRSRERGEELEETIEMYRQDVFLRAIVTPLEEDEGAGDTLTIIQDLTRVRRLETVRRDFVSNVSHELRTPLASLKALVETLRDGALEDPKAAARFLNSVETEVDALTQMVQELLDLSRVESGQVPLNLVPADVRELLLQPAERLRPQAERAGLTLVVEVPSDLPRVLADVERMQQVVINLLHNAIKFTPPGGRVTLSAAVAGDEVVVSVRDTGVGIAAEDLPRIFERFYKADRARSGGGTGLGLAIAKHIVQAHGGRIWAESVEGRGSTFYFTLRIAGAPDAKL
- a CDS encoding phosphate ABC transporter ATP-binding protein; protein product: MAAKVATHVYVENSRLQPTSDLRTKVDIRNVSVYYGKFRALKEVSMAVYANRITAIIGPSGCGKSTLLRSLNRMTGLTPNARVEGEILLDGEDINAPNVDVVDVRRRVGMVFQRPNPFPKSIYDNVAYGPRLYGIRKKRDLDEIVVRSLQQAALWDEVKDKLHQSALALSGGQQQRLCIARAIAVRPEVILMDEPASALDPIATLKIEDLMHELVERYTIIIVTHNMQQAARVADYTAFLMMGEDRAGYLVEYGLTRDLFTKPKDKRTEDYITGRFG
- the pstA gene encoding phosphate ABC transporter permease PstA gives rise to the protein MTVLESQPTVNQMALGVRRKATNAIMLSLTGVMTLLALVPLFWIIGYVVYRGGQSLDWAFFTQLPKPLGMEGGGILHALEGTIVMTILAAVFATPPGVLAAFYSAYHPNTPLGVVVRFSTDVLSGVPSIVIGLFGYAVLVVPAGHYSALAGGAALAIVMLPTIVRTTDEMLKMVPHSLREASLALGAPEWKTSLQVIFPAALNGIITGFLLAVARAAGETAPLLFTALGNERYEIGLIIRNGLAQRQSALQIIGRIVDQPVDSLPLTLWKYAQQPYPERIEQSWTIALVLMILVLFLNIIARLWVEARRRRLQG
- the pstC gene encoding phosphate ABC transporter permease subunit PstC, coding for MFAQFKTLLASPSPAWLKRLYGHGDPIWKLLLILGSVLVAVLIIAIGWMLWNQSADARAEFGWGFLLPTLDARWDPVADSFRAWPFVYGTLVTSLVAILLAVPMSVGVAIFLAELCPSWLRLPLNWMIELLAAIPSVVYGLWGIFVFLPKTVPLVGGVLSKTLGQIPVLSTLFAGPVPQSGASRLGAAFILTIMIMPTITAVTRDVLLSIPNSQREASLALGSTKWEAIWRVLLPYGLSGILGAVLLGLGRALGETMAVTMVIGNSITARPTLLSPGYTMASVIANEFAEAVSKLHSQVLIEIGLVLFFLTLVLNVAARFLVWSVARRTSCEVRL
- the phoU gene encoding phosphate signaling complex protein PhoU; the protein is MTRQAFDQELERLQGDVLTLGSMAEQAILDSVAALRRRDLEASRRLIARDRVINEERFAIEADCISLIATQQPMAKDLRILAAVLEIVTELERIADYAKGIAKINLMMGAEPLVKPLVDIPRMAEKAQDMLHRALDAFVRQDAALARAIPLEDDEVDCLYNQVHRELLTYIIADPRVIQQANYLLWVAHDLERAADRVSNICERVVFTVTGEVLEMDSDDTGM
- a CDS encoding response regulator transcription factor → MGGTVLVVEDEPTLLETLAYNLTRQGYHVITASDGMMAVEQARRERPDVIVLDIMLPKMDGFEVCRTLRKEMNVPILMLTARDDEIDKVVGLEVGADDYLTKPFSMRELLARVKALLRRVRLIHEEMAATTAVPASERLVFGDLVLDLSRGEVRLGDRAIPLKPKEYELLVFLARNRGMALSRDLILERVWGWDFAGGTRTVDVHVRWLRQKIERDPAQPTRIVTVRGIGYRFDG